The Flavobacterium marginilacus genome window below encodes:
- the map gene encoding type I methionyl aminopeptidase, whose translation MIIQKTREEIELMRESALIVSKTLGMIASEIKEGVTTLYLDKRAEEFIRDHGAVPSFLGLYGFPNSLCMSPNSQVVHGIPNNKPLESGDVISVDCGAFKNGYHGDHAYSFEIGEVAPETKKLLQVTKESLYVGIRELRAGNRVEDVGNAIQKYTESHGYGVVRELVGHGVGQKMHEDPEMPNYGKKGRGKLLIEGMVVAIEPMINMGTKNIKQHKDGWTITTADGKPSAHFEHDVAIIDGKPEILSTFYYIYKELGIVSNEEDEFRKVPLVV comes from the coding sequence ATGATTATTCAAAAAACCCGTGAGGAAATAGAATTAATGCGCGAAAGTGCCTTAATCGTATCAAAAACATTAGGAATGATTGCTTCTGAAATAAAAGAAGGAGTTACCACATTATATCTAGACAAAAGAGCCGAAGAATTTATCAGAGATCATGGAGCTGTACCAAGTTTTCTTGGCCTTTACGGTTTCCCGAATTCATTGTGCATGAGTCCAAATTCTCAAGTAGTACACGGAATTCCAAACAACAAACCATTGGAAAGTGGCGATGTGATTTCAGTTGACTGTGGTGCTTTCAAAAATGGATATCACGGAGATCACGCCTACTCTTTTGAAATTGGCGAAGTGGCTCCCGAAACCAAAAAATTACTTCAGGTAACCAAAGAATCGCTTTACGTAGGAATTCGCGAATTACGTGCCGGAAATCGTGTAGAAGATGTGGGGAATGCTATTCAAAAATATACCGAATCGCATGGCTATGGTGTGGTTCGTGAATTAGTTGGCCACGGTGTTGGACAAAAAATGCACGAAGATCCAGAAATGCCTAATTATGGTAAAAAAGGCCGTGGTAAACTTTTAATCGAAGGAATGGTGGTCGCTATCGAGCCGATGATTAATATGGGAACCAAAAACATCAAACAGCACAAAGACGGCTGGACAATAACCACCGCCGACGGAAAACCATCTGCCCACTTTGAACACGATGTCGCCATCATAGACGGAAAACCTGAGATTTTATCGACTTTCTATTATATATACAAAGAATTGGGAATCGTGAGCAATGAAGAAGATGAATTTAGAAAAGTGCCTTTAGTTGTTTAA
- a CDS encoding GxxExxY protein — protein MHDLYLKEEAYTIIGLCMEVHKILGKGHSEKVYGDALEYEFRKNNVSYSRESKFNIEYKDIILPTYYFADFVIFDEIILEIKAIQELSNNEIKQTLNYLAASQNKLGLLVNFGEDSLKYKRIIL, from the coding sequence ATGCACGATTTATATTTAAAAGAAGAAGCTTATACAATTATTGGTTTATGTATGGAAGTACATAAAATTCTTGGTAAAGGCCATAGTGAAAAAGTTTATGGAGATGCTTTAGAATATGAATTTAGAAAAAATAATGTTTCGTATTCCAGAGAATCAAAATTCAACATCGAATATAAAGACATCATTTTACCAACCTATTATTTTGCCGATTTTGTAATTTTTGACGAAATTATTTTAGAAATAAAAGCAATTCAAGAACTTTCGAATAATGAAATAAAACAAACATTAAACTATCTTGCCGCATCACAAAATAAATTAGGATTACTCGTGAATTTCGGAGAAGATAGTTTGAAATATAAAAGAATAATTCTTTAA
- a CDS encoding class I SAM-dependent methyltransferase: MKSVFKLILNTIPRPLLIRLSYVARPIIAFSLKGDKYTDPIDGKSFKSMLPYGYETQRNNVLSPSTLSLERHRLLWLYLNEQTDFFTAPKKVLHFAPEQAFYKLFRNQKNLDYTTTDLFSPLADVKADICNLPFEDNQYDVILCNHVLEHIPDDTKAMQELYRVLKPGGMAILQIPQDLKRDVTFADDSITDQKERAKIFGQYDHVRIYGRDYFDKLRSIGFTVVEEDYTSKIAPELVEKYCLAKGEIIPVCFK, from the coding sequence ATGAAATCTGTGTTTAAACTTATACTCAATACCATTCCTCGTCCTTTATTAATTAGACTGAGCTATGTAGCACGACCAATCATCGCTTTTTCATTAAAAGGAGATAAATACACCGACCCTATCGATGGGAAAAGTTTCAAATCAATGCTGCCTTATGGGTACGAAACACAACGTAATAATGTGCTTTCGCCAAGCACGCTTTCGTTGGAAAGACACCGTTTGCTGTGGCTGTACTTAAACGAGCAAACTGATTTTTTTACAGCGCCAAAGAAAGTATTGCATTTTGCACCGGAACAGGCATTTTACAAACTGTTCCGTAATCAAAAAAACCTGGATTACACCACTACCGATTTATTTTCGCCTTTGGCGGATGTAAAGGCTGATATTTGTAATTTGCCTTTTGAAGACAACCAATACGATGTTATTCTTTGCAATCACGTTTTGGAACACATTCCGGATGACACCAAAGCCATGCAGGAATTGTATCGCGTTTTGAAACCTGGCGGCATGGCGATTCTTCAGATTCCGCAAGATTTAAAAAGAGACGTGACCTTTGCTGACGATTCCATTACGGATCAAAAAGAGCGTGCCAAAATATTTGGGCAATACGATCACGTACGCATTTATGGCCGGGATTATTTTGATAAATTAAGAAGTATTGGATTCACTGTCGTAGAAGAAGATTACACCAGCAAAATAGCTCCAGAATTAGTAGAAAAATATTGTCTGGCAAAAGGAGAAATTATACCTGTTTGCTTTAAATAA
- a CDS encoding DEAD/DEAH box helicase — protein METKNPFQFCFDVNLEPKLNAYIPTAYIVGHSETITYLDKKASPEVLQSFGVIVENLDTNTKKVLSICEALKPEVIFKKFGKNSKSSKNIEDLLKDSKLKFGIEQFIKTNLDQFYTLVSQENFPLSLHLGKEKDFRISRITTENPALETCLQFDKHENGISYTLLLKDETTTFYPSNTAITLLLDEPGWLVAHHKLYILKGINTKKIIPFLKKKTVEIPSKMVPEYFEKFIKDVAKKADIKATGFAVGLKDKITSCSLQLAHDFFKNTYYLNLLFDYDGFSFDNTKTKKTHSEIDISNLDNIKVIQYKRTIEEASFENKLLALEFIKTETGLFGLSPKEEKQDPYATIQWTIENQEILESLGFLIGNLKIDSKKIDTNKVTVKFSNEVKSDWFDIKMVVVCDSFSFNFSEIVDNIKNRNRLFLLPNGNYFLIPIEWMTLYGPMAKLAKVQNGSLTLLKSNFAVLDEIPQLKTLVNLLGNIEYQPSSLVKATLRPYQIQGVKWLLEHYNNGLGACLADDMGLGKTLQTLSTLVAVQEQLEFKKAEDVQLDLFGNEIPIPKEYLKALIVLPSSLVFNWYNEARKFTPHFRRIQYVGNDRKLLSKKLEKYDVIFTSYAVVSRDISILEKYNFRYLILDESQYIKNKNSKIFKDINQIKASHKISLSGTPIENSLDDLWSQMQFINPNILGSYSFFAENYKLPIEKKQDENCLMELKNLISPFILRRTKEQVLKDLPELSEQIFYCEMEPEQEKLYEEEKSKARNSLLKTDGSGIDKINIINTLMRLRQLSNHPKMIDSKSEMDSGKYLAVTRYLETLVQSNQKTIVFSSFVSNLNFYKNWCKENKIDFCELTGETPLKDREFQVNLFQNQEKPLLFFISLKAGGVGLNITKASYVVFLDPWWNPFSEKQGIGRAHRIGQMNKVNVVRFITKNTVEEKIIRLQESKKLLSDSLLDENFIGDEIEENLSFILE, from the coding sequence TTGGAAACCAAAAATCCCTTTCAGTTTTGTTTTGATGTTAACTTAGAGCCAAAGTTAAACGCATACATTCCGACAGCTTATATAGTTGGACATTCTGAAACTATAACCTATTTAGACAAAAAGGCGAGTCCTGAAGTGCTTCAAAGTTTTGGTGTAATTGTTGAAAATTTAGACACAAATACCAAAAAAGTTTTGTCGATTTGTGAAGCACTCAAACCCGAAGTCATTTTTAAGAAATTCGGTAAAAACAGTAAATCTTCCAAAAATATTGAAGATCTGCTTAAAGATAGTAAGCTGAAATTTGGAATCGAACAATTCATAAAAACCAATCTTGACCAATTTTACACTTTGGTTTCCCAAGAGAATTTTCCGCTGTCGCTGCATCTTGGCAAAGAAAAAGATTTCCGCATCAGCAGAATTACCACTGAAAATCCAGCATTAGAAACCTGTCTTCAATTTGACAAACACGAAAACGGGATTTCGTATACCTTGCTTTTAAAAGACGAAACAACAACATTTTATCCATCAAACACTGCTATCACTCTTCTTTTGGACGAGCCGGGATGGCTGGTGGCACACCATAAATTGTATATCTTAAAAGGCATCAATACCAAAAAAATTATTCCATTTTTGAAGAAGAAAACTGTTGAAATTCCTTCGAAAATGGTTCCTGAATACTTTGAAAAATTCATTAAGGATGTAGCAAAAAAAGCAGATATAAAAGCCACAGGATTTGCAGTCGGGCTAAAGGACAAAATTACTTCCTGTTCACTTCAGCTGGCTCATGATTTTTTTAAGAACACCTATTATCTCAATCTTTTATTTGACTATGACGGTTTCAGTTTTGATAATACTAAAACGAAGAAAACACATTCTGAAATTGATATCAGCAATTTAGATAATATCAAAGTCATTCAATATAAAAGGACAATTGAAGAAGCATCCTTTGAAAACAAATTGCTAGCACTTGAATTTATAAAAACGGAAACTGGTTTGTTTGGGCTTTCGCCAAAAGAAGAAAAACAAGATCCGTATGCTACCATTCAGTGGACGATAGAAAATCAAGAAATACTTGAATCTTTAGGTTTTTTAATTGGAAATTTAAAAATTGACAGCAAAAAAATCGACACCAACAAAGTAACTGTCAAATTTTCGAATGAAGTAAAAAGTGATTGGTTTGATATAAAAATGGTGGTGGTTTGTGATTCTTTCTCCTTTAATTTCAGTGAAATTGTTGACAATATAAAAAACAGAAACCGACTGTTCCTTTTACCCAATGGCAATTATTTTTTGATTCCGATTGAATGGATGACGCTTTATGGTCCGATGGCTAAATTGGCTAAAGTTCAAAACGGAAGCCTGACTTTGCTTAAAAGTAATTTTGCCGTTCTGGACGAGATTCCACAACTAAAAACTTTAGTCAATTTACTAGGAAACATCGAATATCAGCCATCTTCATTAGTAAAAGCAACTTTGAGACCATATCAGATTCAAGGAGTCAAATGGCTTTTGGAACATTACAATAATGGATTGGGTGCTTGTCTGGCAGATGATATGGGATTAGGAAAAACACTGCAAACCTTATCTACATTGGTCGCAGTGCAGGAGCAATTAGAATTTAAAAAAGCCGAAGACGTTCAGCTGGATTTGTTTGGCAATGAAATTCCAATACCAAAAGAATATTTAAAAGCCTTGATTGTACTGCCATCATCATTGGTTTTTAACTGGTACAATGAAGCTCGCAAATTCACACCGCATTTTCGAAGAATACAATATGTCGGCAACGACCGAAAATTACTTTCTAAAAAACTAGAAAAATACGATGTGATTTTTACGAGTTACGCGGTTGTTTCCAGAGATATTTCGATTTTAGAAAAATACAATTTCAGGTATCTGATTTTGGACGAAAGCCAATACATAAAAAACAAAAACTCCAAAATTTTCAAGGATATCAATCAGATAAAAGCAAGTCATAAAATATCATTGAGCGGAACTCCAATAGAGAATTCCCTTGACGATTTATGGTCTCAGATGCAGTTTATCAATCCGAATATATTGGGTAGTTATTCTTTTTTTGCAGAAAATTATAAACTTCCAATCGAGAAAAAACAAGACGAAAATTGCTTGATGGAATTGAAAAACCTAATTAGTCCGTTTATTTTAAGAAGAACCAAGGAGCAGGTTTTGAAAGATTTACCCGAACTGTCTGAGCAGATTTTCTATTGTGAAATGGAACCCGAACAAGAGAAATTATACGAGGAAGAAAAATCTAAGGCTCGAAATTCATTATTAAAAACAGACGGCTCTGGAATTGATAAAATCAATATCATCAACACCTTGATGCGATTACGACAGCTGAGTAATCACCCGAAAATGATTGATTCCAAATCGGAAATGGATTCTGGAAAATACCTTGCTGTTACCCGATATCTGGAGACTTTGGTTCAATCCAACCAAAAAACAATCGTTTTCAGTTCGTTTGTTTCCAACTTGAATTTTTATAAAAACTGGTGCAAGGAAAACAAAATAGATTTCTGTGAACTCACAGGTGAAACTCCTTTGAAAGATAGAGAATTTCAGGTTAACCTATTCCAAAATCAGGAAAAACCTTTATTGTTTTTTATCTCTTTGAAAGCAGGTGGCGTTGGACTTAATATTACCAAAGCTTCTTATGTTGTGTTCCTCGATCCTTGGTGGAATCCTTTTTCAGAAAAACAAGGTATTGGCCGTGCGCACCGCATTGGACAGATGAACAAAGTCAATGTAGTTCGGTTTATTACCAAAAACACTGTGGAAGAAAAAATCATTCGTTTGCAGGAAAGCAAAAAACTGCTATCCGATTCGCTTTTAGACGAAAATTTTATTGGTGATGAAATTGAGGAAAATCTGAGCTTTATATTAGAATAA
- a CDS encoding DUF5103 domain-containing protein has product MKSIVIILLSFLCLSVTAQVETEIPPPYNIKTASFVQNNQNVVPIFRLGESFDFLFDDLFGNEADYYFEITHCDYNWVPTDIPKSDYLTGFDSQKIQQYVNSFNTLQIFTHYQLSIPNNYTQIKLSGNYVLTILNSDKEVVLKRYFVLYEDKVSVALKVKRPRTVKNIYSKHNLNFEINTDDFLLQNPTQNLKVVLLQNGNFNTAIKNIVPQYNLGNVFVYKYDMETQFWAGNEFLNFDSKDIKNANNYVSFVNSDSGIYNTHLFTNNAKASFPYSSYSDLNGNFSIRKLDGENNTIEADYSWVYFSLSAPLVNPNYSVYIVGMFNNYSTTPENKMDFNTEKGIYEKAILIKQGFTNYQYLTVNNKGIIDSENAIDGNFYQTENDYTVLVYYKENTDRYVKVIGKGAANSLNITN; this is encoded by the coding sequence ATGAAATCAATAGTCATTATACTTCTTTCATTCCTTTGCCTGAGCGTAACCGCCCAAGTCGAAACCGAAATTCCTCCGCCGTACAACATCAAAACTGCTTCGTTTGTCCAAAACAATCAAAACGTAGTTCCTATTTTTAGATTAGGTGAATCATTCGATTTTCTGTTTGATGATTTATTTGGTAATGAAGCCGATTACTACTTCGAAATTACACATTGCGATTACAATTGGGTGCCGACCGATATTCCGAAAAGTGATTACCTGACCGGCTTTGACAGTCAAAAAATCCAACAATATGTCAATTCATTTAATACATTACAGATTTTTACACATTACCAATTATCAATTCCGAATAATTACACCCAAATAAAATTAAGCGGTAATTATGTGCTGACCATTTTAAACTCCGACAAAGAAGTTGTTTTGAAAAGATATTTTGTATTATATGAAGATAAAGTGTCGGTTGCTTTAAAAGTAAAAAGACCAAGAACTGTAAAAAACATTTATTCAAAACACAATCTGAATTTCGAAATCAACACTGACGATTTTTTATTACAGAATCCAACACAAAATCTAAAAGTAGTACTGCTGCAAAACGGCAATTTCAATACTGCAATTAAAAATATTGTACCGCAATACAACCTAGGCAATGTTTTTGTTTATAAATACGATATGGAAACGCAGTTTTGGGCTGGTAATGAATTTTTAAATTTTGATTCCAAAGACATCAAAAACGCAAATAATTATGTCAGTTTCGTTAATTCCGACAGCGGTATTTACAACACGCATTTATTTACCAATAATGCCAAAGCCAGTTTCCCTTACAGCAGCTATTCTGATCTTAACGGTAATTTTTCGATCCGAAAACTAGACGGCGAAAACAACACAATCGAAGCTGATTATTCATGGGTTTATTTTAGCCTCTCAGCTCCTTTAGTAAATCCGAATTATTCTGTTTATATAGTGGGAATGTTCAATAATTACAGTACAACTCCTGAAAATAAAATGGATTTTAACACTGAAAAAGGAATTTATGAAAAAGCAATTTTGATCAAACAGGGATTTACAAACTATCAATATTTAACGGTAAATAATAAAGGAATAATCGATTCAGAGAACGCAATTGATGGAAATTTCTATCAGACAGAAAACGATTATACCGTATTGGTTTACTACAAAGAAAACACAGACAGATATGTAAAAGTTATTGGTAAAGGTGCTGCAAATTCATTAAATATAACAAATTAG
- the apaG gene encoding Co2+/Mg2+ efflux protein ApaG, producing the protein MVSQITRGIKISVLTSFEGTYFKNYKIHFAFSYEITIENHSKDSVQLTSRHWEIYDSLNDLEYVDGEGVIGKKPVLKPGEQHTYSSGCLLSSPYGAMKGYFNMINFTTTKSFRVIVPTFRMCAPFALN; encoded by the coding sequence ATGGTTTCACAAATAACAAGAGGCATTAAAATTTCGGTATTGACTAGTTTTGAGGGAACGTACTTCAAAAACTATAAGATACATTTTGCCTTTAGTTATGAAATTACAATTGAGAACCACAGTAAGGATTCTGTTCAATTGACTTCACGTCATTGGGAAATCTACGATTCTTTAAATGATTTAGAATATGTAGATGGAGAAGGCGTTATTGGAAAAAAACCAGTTTTAAAACCAGGCGAACAGCACACTTACAGTTCCGGCTGTTTATTATCATCTCCGTATGGTGCGATGAAAGGCTATTTCAATATGATTAATTTTACTACTACTAAATCTTTTAGAGTAATTGTTCCTACTTTTAGAATGTGCGCTCCTTTTGCACTAAATTAA
- the pruA gene encoding L-glutamate gamma-semialdehyde dehydrogenase, whose product MLKGFFNVPKAVNEPVKSYAPNSPEKVAVLSAYKTMWNSKTDVPLYIGNEEIRTGNTRNMTAPHDHQHIVGTYHLAEKKHIESAIANALESREAWANMAWEQRAAIFLKAAELIAGPYRAKINAATMIAQSKNIHQAEIDAACELIDFLRFNVEFMTQIYADQPKSSSDMWNRLEYRPLEGFVYAVTPFNFTAIAANLPASAAMMGNVVIWKPSDSQVFSAKVIIDVFKEAGVPDGVINVVFGDALMITDTVLASRDFAGIHFTGSTDVFKDIWAKIGTNIHHYKTYPRIVGETGGKDFIIAHPSANVKQVATGIIRGAFEFQGQKCSAASRAYIPQSLWPAVKEQLITDVKSMKMGSPEDFGNFITAVIHEGSFDKLASFIDQAKKDADAEIIVGGNYDKSVGYFVEPTIIVTTNPHYTTMETELFGPVMTIFVYEDAQWAETLKLVDSTSEYALTGAVFSQDRYAIEEATIALQNAAGNFYINDKPTGAIVGMQPFGGARASGTNDKAGSALNLLRWASPRTIKETFVTPTDYRYPFLGE is encoded by the coding sequence ATGCTAAAAGGATTTTTTAATGTACCCAAAGCGGTAAACGAACCTGTAAAAAGTTACGCTCCAAATTCACCCGAAAAAGTAGCGGTTTTATCAGCTTATAAAACAATGTGGAATTCCAAAACCGATGTTCCGTTATATATTGGAAACGAAGAAATCAGAACTGGAAACACCAGAAACATGACAGCTCCACACGATCATCAACATATCGTTGGAACGTATCATTTAGCTGAAAAAAAACATATTGAAAGTGCCATTGCCAATGCATTAGAATCTAGAGAAGCTTGGGCAAATATGGCTTGGGAACAAAGAGCGGCCATTTTCCTTAAAGCTGCCGAATTAATCGCTGGTCCTTACAGAGCAAAAATAAATGCTGCAACTATGATTGCGCAGTCCAAAAATATTCATCAGGCCGAAATTGACGCAGCATGTGAATTAATCGACTTTTTACGTTTCAACGTAGAATTCATGACTCAGATTTATGCTGATCAGCCAAAATCGTCATCTGACATGTGGAACCGTTTAGAATACAGACCGCTTGAAGGTTTTGTTTATGCGGTTACGCCGTTTAACTTTACTGCTATCGCTGCAAATCTTCCTGCAAGCGCTGCTATGATGGGGAATGTTGTAATTTGGAAACCAAGCGACAGCCAGGTATTTTCTGCAAAAGTTATAATCGATGTTTTCAAAGAAGCAGGAGTTCCAGACGGTGTTATTAACGTTGTTTTTGGAGATGCTTTAATGATTACTGATACTGTTTTGGCAAGCCGTGATTTTGCCGGAATCCACTTTACAGGTTCAACAGATGTATTTAAAGATATTTGGGCAAAAATTGGAACAAACATTCACCATTACAAAACATACCCAAGAATTGTTGGAGAAACAGGTGGTAAAGACTTTATCATCGCGCATCCAAGTGCCAATGTTAAACAAGTAGCTACAGGAATTATCCGTGGTGCATTTGAATTCCAAGGACAAAAATGTTCTGCAGCTTCAAGAGCGTATATACCGCAAAGTTTATGGCCAGCTGTTAAAGAGCAATTAATCACAGATGTAAAATCTATGAAAATGGGTTCTCCTGAAGATTTCGGAAACTTTATTACAGCCGTAATTCACGAAGGTTCTTTTGATAAACTGGCAAGTTTTATTGACCAAGCTAAAAAAGATGCTGATGCAGAAATTATCGTTGGTGGTAATTACGATAAATCTGTTGGGTACTTTGTTGAACCTACAATCATAGTAACAACAAATCCTCACTATACTACAATGGAAACCGAATTATTCGGACCAGTTATGACGATTTTTGTTTACGAAGATGCTCAATGGGCTGAAACATTGAAATTAGTTGATTCTACTTCTGAATATGCTTTAACTGGTGCTGTTTTCAGTCAGGATCGTTATGCTATTGAAGAAGCTACAATTGCTTTACAAAATGCAGCTGGAAACTTCTACATCAATGACAAACCAACTGGAGCTATCGTAGGAATGCAGCCATTTGGTGGAGCAAGAGCTTCTGGAACTAATGACAAAGCAGGTTCGGCATTGAACTTATTGCGTTGGGCATCTCCAAGAACTATTAAAGAAACATTTGTAACTCCAACAGATTACAGATATCCGTTTTTGGGAGAATAG